In one Flavobacteriales bacterium genomic region, the following are encoded:
- a CDS encoding tetratricopeptide repeat protein yields MMRLPLLFLLPLFLACAGAKPIAREESGATEPAIGNGSDKRAEVMRLFMEATQARLQGQLPKALLLYQQCLKADPQNAASMFELAKLYHQGQNYEQAVGYAKQAVATDKGNIWYRFLLADLYRQGNRAEDAIGVYKGILEQWPERYEVYLDLAAAYAYAGKADEAAKAYSDVEKRFGLGEDLIHHAFNTYMAMGQWAEAQKLLSRAIAANPSSAEYAGMLAEVYDEQGMHDKALEQYRAALALDPSNSMLRISLAEHYYATGQMEQAYAELGEAFRDPDVDIDAKMQVLIGFFEMTEQEGEKPEDRPDLIRRSYTLIEALEKAHPESGKPHTIHGDFLLRDGKLDEARQEFRKALAMEKDRYPIHAQILQLDLQLGDHAALVKDADYTIELFPTAPEAYLFKGLALSQLDRHEEAIEALVTGRDLVVDNPPLTAQFWSSLGEAYHASEQHAKSDQAYDRALAILPDEPTTLNNYAYYLSLRGEQLEKAERMSKRSNELAPGQPSYQDTYAWVLFRMKRYADARIWMEKALAASPDPDGELHEHYGDILFELGEQAKALEEWKRAKERGGASEVIDRKINEGRRVE; encoded by the coding sequence ATGATGCGCCTCCCCCTGCTCTTCCTGCTCCCCCTGTTCTTGGCGTGTGCCGGCGCCAAGCCCATTGCCCGCGAGGAGAGCGGCGCCACCGAACCTGCCATCGGCAACGGGAGCGACAAGCGCGCCGAGGTGATGCGCCTCTTCATGGAAGCCACGCAGGCCCGCCTGCAGGGCCAGCTGCCCAAGGCGCTCCTCCTCTACCAGCAATGCTTGAAGGCCGACCCGCAGAACGCCGCGAGCATGTTCGAGCTGGCCAAGCTCTACCACCAGGGCCAGAACTACGAACAAGCCGTGGGCTACGCCAAGCAGGCCGTCGCCACCGACAAGGGCAATATCTGGTACCGTTTCCTGCTCGCCGACCTCTACCGCCAGGGCAACCGCGCCGAGGACGCGATCGGTGTCTACAAGGGCATCCTGGAGCAATGGCCGGAGCGGTACGAGGTGTACCTGGACCTGGCTGCGGCCTATGCCTACGCCGGCAAGGCCGACGAAGCCGCCAAGGCCTACAGCGACGTGGAGAAGCGCTTCGGGCTGGGCGAGGACCTCATCCATCACGCCTTCAACACCTACATGGCCATGGGGCAGTGGGCGGAGGCGCAGAAGCTCCTGAGCCGCGCCATCGCCGCCAACCCCTCGAGCGCCGAGTACGCCGGCATGCTGGCGGAGGTGTATGACGAACAGGGCATGCACGACAAAGCCCTGGAACAGTACCGCGCGGCGCTGGCGCTCGACCCCTCGAACAGCATGCTGCGCATCTCCCTGGCCGAGCACTACTACGCCACCGGGCAGATGGAGCAGGCCTATGCGGAGCTGGGCGAGGCCTTCCGCGACCCCGATGTGGACATCGACGCGAAGATGCAGGTGCTCATCGGCTTCTTCGAGATGACCGAGCAGGAGGGGGAGAAGCCCGAGGACCGGCCCGATCTGATCCGGCGCAGCTACACGCTCATCGAAGCCCTGGAGAAGGCGCACCCGGAGAGCGGGAAGCCGCACACCATCCACGGCGATTTCCTGCTCCGTGACGGCAAGCTGGACGAGGCGCGGCAGGAGTTCCGCAAGGCCCTGGCGATGGAGAAGGACCGCTACCCGATCCATGCCCAGATCCTGCAGCTCGACCTTCAGCTGGGCGACCACGCGGCCCTGGTGAAGGATGCCGACTACACCATCGAGCTCTTCCCCACGGCTCCCGAGGCCTACCTCTTCAAGGGCCTTGCGCTCTCGCAGCTCGACCGGCACGAGGAGGCCATCGAGGCGCTCGTCACCGGCCGCGACCTGGTGGTGGACAACCCGCCGCTCACCGCGCAGTTCTGGAGCAGCCTCGGGGAGGCCTACCATGCATCGGAGCAGCATGCCAAGAGCGACCAGGCCTACGACCGCGCCCTGGCGATTCTGCCCGATGAGCCCACCACGCTCAACAACTACGCCTACTACCTGAGCCTGCGGGGCGAGCAGCTGGAGAAGGCCGAGCGGATGAGCAAGCGCAGCAATGAGCTGGCCCCCGGGCAGCCGAGCTACCAGGACACCTACGCCTGGGTGCTCTTCCGCATGAAGCGCTATGCCGACGCGCGCATCTGGATGGAGAAGGCGCTGGCCGCATCGCCCGACCCCGACGGAGAGCTCCACGAGCACTACGGCGACATCCTGTTCGAGTTGGGGGAGCAAGCCAAGGCCCTGGAGGAATGGAAGCGCGCCAAGGAGCGCGGGGGAGCGAGCGAGGTCATCGACCGCAAGATCAACGAAGGGCGGCGGGTGGAATGA
- a CDS encoding sugar phosphate nucleotidyltransferase has translation MKIIVPMAGMGKRMRPHTHTTAKPLLPIAGKPIVQRLVEDLAAVAGEPVEEVAFVVHPSFGVKVEQGLVAIAEKIGAKGSIHYQEVALGTAHAILCAESALSGRIIVAFADTLFRAQLKLDKDCDGVIWVNKVDDPRPFGVVKLDGNGIITEFVEKPQEFVSDLAIIGIYYFADGERLRKEMQYLIDNDIKEKGEYQLTNAMENMKRKGARFKAGAVDVWMDCGNKNAMVDTNTKVLGFLKDEKGLVSAKLKSTHSVVIPPCFIGDGVELVNSVVGPNVSIEAGTVIAGSVVRDSIVRGGVRVLDAVIANSMIGERAQVTGKAMDLSLSDDSTLGSP, from the coding sequence ATGAAGATCATCGTCCCCATGGCGGGCATGGGCAAGCGGATGCGTCCGCACACCCACACCACCGCCAAGCCCCTGCTGCCCATCGCGGGCAAGCCCATCGTGCAACGCCTCGTGGAGGACCTGGCCGCCGTGGCCGGTGAACCCGTGGAGGAAGTGGCCTTCGTGGTGCACCCCAGCTTCGGCGTGAAGGTGGAGCAGGGCCTGGTGGCCATCGCCGAGAAGATCGGCGCCAAGGGCAGCATCCACTACCAGGAGGTGGCACTGGGCACCGCCCATGCCATCCTCTGCGCCGAAAGCGCCCTCAGCGGCCGCATCATCGTGGCCTTTGCCGACACGCTCTTCCGCGCCCAGCTGAAGCTGGACAAGGACTGCGACGGCGTGATCTGGGTGAACAAGGTGGACGACCCGCGTCCCTTCGGCGTGGTGAAGCTCGATGGGAACGGCATCATCACCGAGTTCGTGGAGAAGCCGCAGGAGTTCGTGAGCGACCTGGCCATCATCGGCATCTACTACTTCGCCGATGGCGAGCGCCTCCGCAAGGAGATGCAGTACCTGATCGACAACGACATCAAGGAGAAGGGCGAGTACCAGCTCACCAACGCCATGGAGAACATGAAGCGCAAGGGCGCGCGCTTCAAGGCCGGCGCGGTGGATGTGTGGATGGACTGCGGCAACAAGAACGCCATGGTGGACACCAACACCAAGGTGCTCGGCTTCCTGAAGGACGAGAAGGGCCTGGTGAGCGCCAAGCTGAAGAGCACCCACAGCGTGGTGATCCCGCCCTGTTTCATCGGCGACGGCGTGGAACTGGTGAACAGCGTGGTGGGCCCGAACGTCTCCATTGAGGCCGGCACGGTGATCGCCGGCAGCGTGGTGCGCGACTCGATCGTACGGGGCGGCGTGCGTGTACTGGACGCCGTGATCGCCAACAGCATGATCGGCGAGCGCGCCCAGGTGACCGGGAAGGCCATGGACCTGAGCCTGAGCGACGACAGTACCTTGGGCTCACCTTAG
- the dut gene encoding dUTP diphosphatase yields MTETLAAQLPVRIINKGRHPLPHYATPHSAGMDLRANLEAPIILAPGQRALIPTGLFLELPEGTEAQVRPRSGLAFKHGVTVLNSPGTIDADYRGEVGVLLINHGHEPFEVKDGERVAQLVIARYVRAEWQEVADLSSSARGAGGFGHTGTN; encoded by the coding sequence ATGACTGAGACCCTCGCAGCGCAGCTCCCCGTCCGCATCATCAACAAAGGCAGGCACCCCCTGCCCCACTATGCTACGCCGCACAGCGCCGGCATGGACCTGCGCGCCAACCTCGAGGCACCCATCATCCTCGCCCCCGGCCAGCGCGCCCTGATCCCCACTGGCCTCTTCCTGGAGCTCCCCGAAGGCACCGAAGCGCAGGTGCGGCCCCGCAGCGGACTGGCCTTCAAGCACGGGGTCACCGTGCTCAACAGCCCGGGCACCATCGATGCGGATTACCGCGGCGAAGTGGGCGTGCTGCTGATCAACCACGGGCATGAGCCCTTCGAGGTGAAGGATGGCGAGCGGGTGGCACAGCTCGTGATCGCCCGTTACGTGCGGGCCGAATGGCAGGAAGTTGCTGACCTGAGCTCGTCAGCACGCGGGGCCGGCGGCTTCGGCCATACTGGAACAAATTGA
- a CDS encoding oligosaccharide flippase family protein — protein sequence MSALRKLAGQTAVYGLSSIVARFLNFLLTPLYTSKDVFPPEEYGVITAFYAWAAFLTVLLTFGMETTFFRFANRKELDPKRAYATAFFAVAFLALPFMGLSALFQDGIAAAMRYPEFGNLVWMLALALGLDALTAIPMARLRHEGKPWRFVAVNLSNIGITVALSLYFFAYRMPHDPSIDVSHVFLINLIASGAKFLLLVPQWPSIAQFDRALLKPMRAFAWPLAIAGLAGMVNETADRAVLKFLLPADVADEQLGIYGACYKLAVLISLFIQAFRMGAEPFFFSHAKEANSRETFARIMNLFVAVCMTAFLVVMLFLDVFKWFIPNPAYHEGLRVVPILMLANVFLGIYYNQSVWYKLTDRTKAGSTISLIGAAVTLVLLFALVPRLGYMGAAWATLACYASMAAISYAWGQKHYPIPYNVTRVLLYMAGAVMIWWACERLPVGEALGYGIRGIALLAFGAAVWRIERFTIRPLRP from the coding sequence ATGAGCGCCCTCCGCAAACTCGCCGGCCAAACGGCCGTCTACGGGCTCAGCAGCATCGTTGCCCGCTTCCTCAACTTCCTGCTCACCCCGCTGTACACCAGCAAGGACGTGTTCCCGCCCGAGGAGTACGGCGTGATCACCGCATTCTATGCCTGGGCCGCCTTCCTCACCGTGTTGCTCACCTTCGGCATGGAGACCACCTTCTTCCGCTTCGCCAACCGCAAGGAGCTGGACCCGAAGCGCGCCTATGCCACCGCCTTCTTCGCCGTGGCCTTCCTCGCACTGCCCTTCATGGGGCTGAGCGCGCTGTTCCAGGACGGCATCGCGGCGGCCATGCGCTACCCGGAGTTCGGCAACCTGGTGTGGATGCTCGCACTGGCCCTGGGCCTCGACGCCCTCACGGCCATCCCCATGGCGAGGCTGCGGCACGAGGGCAAGCCCTGGCGCTTCGTGGCGGTGAACCTGAGCAACATCGGCATCACCGTTGCGCTCAGCCTCTACTTCTTCGCCTACCGCATGCCGCACGATCCCAGCATCGATGTGAGCCATGTGTTCCTGATCAACCTCATCGCCAGCGGAGCGAAGTTCCTGCTGTTGGTGCCACAATGGCCAAGTATCGCGCAGTTCGATCGCGCCTTGCTGAAGCCCATGCGCGCCTTCGCCTGGCCACTGGCCATCGCGGGCCTGGCCGGCATGGTGAACGAGACCGCCGACCGGGCTGTGCTCAAGTTCCTGTTGCCTGCGGACGTGGCCGATGAGCAGCTCGGCATCTACGGCGCGTGCTACAAGCTGGCGGTGCTCATCTCGCTCTTCATCCAGGCCTTCCGCATGGGTGCCGAGCCCTTCTTCTTCAGCCACGCCAAGGAGGCCAACAGCAGGGAGACCTTCGCCCGCATCATGAACCTCTTCGTGGCGGTGTGCATGACGGCCTTCCTGGTGGTGATGCTCTTCCTCGACGTGTTCAAGTGGTTCATCCCCAACCCGGCCTACCACGAAGGGCTGCGCGTGGTGCCCATCCTGATGCTGGCCAACGTGTTCCTAGGCATCTACTACAACCAGAGCGTGTGGTACAAGCTCACGGACCGCACCAAGGCGGGCAGCACCATCAGCCTCATCGGTGCGGCCGTCACGCTGGTGCTGCTCTTCGCGCTGGTGCCGCGCCTCGGCTACATGGGCGCCGCCTGGGCCACGCTGGCCTGCTACGCGAGCATGGCGGCCATCAGCTACGCATGGGGGCAGAAGCACTACCCCATCCCCTACAACGTGACGCGCGTGCTGCTTTACATGGCGGGGGCGGTGATGATCTGGTGGGCATGCGAGCGGCTTCCCGTTGGCGAAGCGCTGGGCTACGGCATCCGGGGTATCGCCCTATTGGCATTCGGAGCTGCGGTATGGAGGATCGAGCGCTTCACCATCCGACCTTTGAGGCCATGA
- a CDS encoding type II toxin-antitoxin system RelE/ParE family toxin, whose amino-acid sequence MKLKVSRAAADDLEGIWLYTVEHWSVEQADRYVGLILDAFGLILRDPWAGKDFGHVRESYLAMKAGSHLVFYKRNEAERTIEIIRVLHGRMDIENRLDP is encoded by the coding sequence ATGAAGCTGAAGGTCAGCCGCGCCGCGGCCGATGACCTTGAGGGCATCTGGCTGTACACGGTCGAGCATTGGTCCGTGGAGCAGGCCGACCGGTATGTGGGCCTGATCCTCGATGCGTTCGGTCTGATCCTGCGTGACCCATGGGCCGGCAAGGACTTCGGGCATGTACGCGAGAGCTACCTTGCCATGAAGGCCGGGTCGCATCTGGTCTTCTACAAGCGGAACGAAGCGGAGCGGACCATTGAGATCATCCGCGTGCTGCACGGTCGAATGGACATTGAGAACCGGTTGGATCCATGA
- a CDS encoding type II toxin-antitoxin system ParD family antitoxin yields the protein MSKNTSILLGDHFEAFVTRLVKSGKYTSVSEVIRAALRLFEVEETMKESLIKELKKGERSGFVADFDGDSFLKDLHRKHVRKG from the coding sequence ATGAGCAAGAACACCTCCATCCTCTTGGGCGATCACTTCGAGGCCTTCGTGACCAGGCTGGTGAAGTCCGGCAAGTACACCTCGGTGAGCGAAGTGATCCGCGCGGCGTTACGGCTATTCGAGGTGGAGGAAACGATGAAGGAGAGCCTGATCAAGGAACTGAAGAAAGGGGAGCGCTCCGGCTTCGTGGCGGACTTCGATGGGGACTCATTCCTGAAGGACCTTCACCGGAAGCACGTCCGGAAGGGATGA
- a CDS encoding enoyl-CoA hydratase-related protein produces MSYTNLLVSDADGIRTITINRPDQLNALNRATINELDSALNEAEADRSVRVVIITGSGPKAFVAGADIKEFAHFSVEEGRALSADGHSKLFDHVERLNKPVIAAVNGFALGGGLELAMSCHFRVASDNAKLGLPEVGLGVIPGYGGTQRLARLVGKGKAMEMIFLGSVGMIKADEALQWGLVNHVVPQDQLMAKCTELAAAIAKNSPTALGAAIRAVNAGYEPGANGLQREIEEFGKCFGTADFKEGTSAFMEKRKAEFKGE; encoded by the coding sequence ATGTCCTACACCAACCTCCTGGTGTCTGATGCCGATGGCATCCGCACCATCACCATCAACCGTCCCGACCAGCTCAACGCGCTGAACCGCGCCACCATCAACGAGCTGGACAGCGCACTCAACGAGGCCGAGGCCGACCGCAGCGTGCGCGTGGTGATCATCACCGGCAGCGGCCCAAAGGCCTTTGTAGCGGGGGCCGACATCAAGGAGTTCGCCCACTTCAGCGTGGAGGAGGGCCGTGCGCTCAGCGCCGATGGCCATTCCAAGCTATTCGACCATGTGGAGCGCCTGAACAAGCCCGTGATCGCTGCGGTGAACGGCTTTGCTCTCGGCGGCGGACTGGAGCTGGCCATGAGCTGCCACTTCCGCGTGGCCAGCGACAACGCCAAGCTGGGCCTGCCCGAAGTGGGCCTGGGGGTGATTCCCGGCTACGGCGGCACGCAACGCCTGGCCCGCCTGGTGGGCAAGGGCAAAGCCATGGAGATGATCTTCCTGGGCAGCGTGGGCATGATCAAGGCCGATGAGGCCCTGCAATGGGGACTGGTGAACCACGTTGTTCCCCAGGACCAGCTCATGGCCAAGTGCACCGAGCTCGCTGCGGCCATCGCGAAGAACAGCCCGACGGCATTGGGCGCTGCCATCCGCGCGGTGAACGCCGGGTACGAGCCCGGTGCCAACGGCCTGCAACGCGAGATCGAGGAGTTCGGCAAATGCTTCGGCACGGCAGACTTCAAGGAGGGCACCAGCGCCTTCATGGAGAAGCGGAAGGCGGAGTTCAAGGGGGAGTGA
- a CDS encoding ATP-binding protein produces MSRPLPLLLLGALCTLAALVVQEPDADRRLVTEADALQKRVWQAERELGALAQEQARYLTDSSAKGWLAHQSAWLESERKRTGASVRAWVGDSLVGWSGDLSGLPDRSAAGEHPSLEASSWLRSEAAIDRIRVEAFRPLWISPPVQNRFLRESFHPSFHVPDGLVAHRGGGIGIPIRTAAGDDLVHLHWREGALELGDWLWWRGALLGLASALLLTALWKACRHLSAQRPRTAALGFIGAVVVARWATLAYGTVAPFDRWPLFDPAVYATSTWFPSLGDLLINAALLALCAAFLRTLALRMPPIASFAGAGLAIALLLLLGGWVTDLCIGLVNDSSIDLDLYHVQGLGAYGAVALIVVALLLGAWCLAAMTVVGLLIPAVGLRRGALLAAALLAASAVLHHLLGSRDTILFLWPAPALGLLAWGQARSHSFLMGVLLLATLAGISTHIIAKYMGQRERRERVVLAERLAVREDPVVEQLFRESAPALRRDTALYRLLALGSYCDASDLLRRIRQPYFSGYWERYDQRLFGYSPNGELRCATDMEPPRGFARDTASFPSGVSDMPDLFIDERIGGEVFYHARIAIMPTDSAPPAQLVVELKPRSLSEGPGFPELLLAGTDDLSRRTERYVQARYVDGLLFEQRGRVAQPQRWERPLAEEEWYLADGMDYLAKPVGGNVVMVLGLPHRSLVDRATTFSYLFTFFGLLLLLVLAAHAALTGTLPDMGIGTKVRAALVLFAITGLIFFGAGSQQLLSRQFEEREAATTLEKARSVSQELRRRIGDERIDGDAYSGYLHYLLGQLGNAYFTDLTLYAPDGRWLASSRPQMFTTGLLGPRLHHMAFAQLSLQGRSAVVHEETVGSAVFRTAYMPLLDSRGGLIAYLALPSFANQAQQAEERAQLLVAVVNLFVLLFALSVLLAVFISNWTTRPLDQLKHSLAGMVLRGSNQPLLYRGRDEVGELVAVYNRKVGELRESAEKLARSERESAWREMARQVAHEVKNPLTPMKLGIQQFQRTWDPQAPDARERLDRFAKSMVEQIDALNGVATAFSQFAQMPAAAPSELDLCEAVRAAVDVFHATPGVSITHEEHGPLPVLADREHMLRVINNLLKNAVQAIPEGRHGRVLVTASREGDQARVEVRDNGTGIPLDARDRIFTPSFTTKSSGMGLGLAMVKRMVEQAGGRVWFESEEGEGARFVVELPLHR; encoded by the coding sequence ATGTCCCGCCCATTGCCATTGCTGCTGCTCGGCGCGCTCTGCACCCTGGCGGCGCTGGTGGTGCAAGAGCCGGATGCCGACAGGCGGCTGGTGACCGAGGCGGACGCCCTGCAGAAACGGGTGTGGCAGGCGGAGCGCGAGCTGGGTGCCCTTGCCCAGGAACAGGCGCGCTACCTTACCGACTCCAGCGCCAAAGGCTGGCTCGCTCACCAGTCAGCGTGGCTGGAGTCCGAGCGGAAGAGGACGGGCGCATCGGTTCGCGCCTGGGTCGGCGATAGCCTGGTCGGGTGGTCAGGCGACCTTTCCGGATTGCCCGATCGGTCTGCAGCCGGGGAGCACCCATCGCTGGAAGCCAGTTCTTGGCTCCGCTCCGAGGCCGCCATCGACCGCATCCGCGTTGAAGCCTTCAGGCCGCTCTGGATCTCACCGCCTGTGCAGAATCGCTTCCTGCGGGAGTCCTTCCACCCCTCGTTCCATGTGCCGGATGGTCTGGTGGCGCACCGCGGCGGCGGTATCGGGATACCCATTCGCACGGCTGCGGGCGATGATCTGGTCCACCTGCATTGGCGTGAGGGCGCCTTGGAGCTGGGCGACTGGCTGTGGTGGCGCGGCGCGCTGCTCGGCTTGGCCTCCGCCCTGCTGCTTACCGCCTTGTGGAAGGCGTGCCGTCACCTATCCGCTCAGCGGCCTAGGACCGCAGCCTTGGGCTTCATCGGCGCGGTGGTGGTGGCCCGATGGGCGACGCTGGCCTACGGGACCGTAGCGCCCTTCGACCGTTGGCCCTTGTTCGACCCCGCCGTATACGCCACATCCACCTGGTTCCCCTCGCTTGGCGACCTGTTGATCAATGCCGCCTTGCTTGCGCTTTGCGCTGCCTTCCTGCGCACCTTGGCCCTCCGCATGCCGCCGATTGCATCCTTCGCCGGCGCCGGGCTGGCCATTGCGCTCTTGCTCCTCCTGGGCGGTTGGGTGACCGACCTGTGCATCGGGCTGGTCAACGACAGCAGCATCGACCTCGACCTCTACCACGTACAGGGACTTGGCGCCTATGGCGCGGTGGCGCTCATCGTGGTGGCACTGCTGCTGGGTGCCTGGTGCCTTGCGGCCATGACGGTGGTGGGCCTCCTGATCCCAGCAGTCGGCCTGCGGCGGGGCGCGCTGCTGGCTGCGGCACTGCTCGCCGCCTCGGCAGTGCTGCATCACCTGCTGGGCAGCCGCGACACCATCCTCTTCCTCTGGCCGGCGCCGGCCCTGGGCCTGCTCGCCTGGGGGCAGGCGCGGTCGCATAGCTTCCTCATGGGAGTGCTGCTCCTGGCCACCCTTGCAGGCATCAGCACGCACATCATCGCCAAGTACATGGGGCAGCGCGAGCGCAGGGAGCGCGTGGTGCTTGCCGAGCGGCTGGCGGTGCGCGAGGACCCCGTCGTGGAGCAGCTATTCCGGGAGAGCGCCCCTGCCCTCCGGCGGGACACCGCCCTCTACCGCCTCCTTGCCTTGGGCAGCTACTGCGATGCGAGCGACCTCCTGCGCCGCATCCGCCAACCCTATTTCAGCGGCTACTGGGAGCGGTACGACCAGCGTCTGTTCGGCTATTCGCCCAATGGCGAGCTGCGTTGCGCTACGGACATGGAACCACCTCGCGGATTCGCACGGGATACCGCCTCCTTCCCTTCCGGCGTGAGCGACATGCCGGACCTGTTCATCGACGAGCGCATTGGCGGCGAGGTGTTCTACCACGCCCGCATCGCCATCATGCCCACGGATAGCGCACCCCCAGCGCAGCTGGTGGTGGAACTCAAGCCCCGGTCCCTTTCAGAAGGGCCCGGCTTCCCCGAGCTACTCCTTGCGGGCACCGATGACCTCTCGCGCCGGACGGAGCGCTACGTGCAGGCCCGCTACGTGGACGGGCTGCTGTTCGAGCAGCGGGGCCGTGTGGCGCAGCCCCAGCGCTGGGAGCGGCCCTTGGCGGAGGAGGAATGGTACCTGGCCGATGGCATGGACTACCTCGCCAAGCCCGTGGGGGGGAATGTGGTGATGGTGCTTGGCCTGCCGCACCGGAGCCTCGTGGACCGGGCCACCACCTTCAGCTACCTCTTCACCTTCTTCGGCCTTCTCCTGCTCCTGGTGCTCGCCGCTCACGCCGCGCTCACCGGCACGCTTCCCGACATGGGGATCGGTACCAAGGTGCGCGCCGCGCTGGTGCTCTTCGCCATCACCGGGCTCATCTTCTTCGGCGCGGGCTCGCAGCAGCTGCTCAGCCGCCAGTTCGAGGAGCGCGAAGCCGCCACCACACTGGAGAAGGCCCGCTCCGTGTCGCAGGAGCTGCGCAGGCGCATCGGCGATGAGCGCATCGACGGCGATGCCTATTCCGGCTACCTGCACTACCTGCTCGGCCAATTGGGCAACGCCTATTTCACAGACCTCACCCTTTATGCGCCCGATGGCCGCTGGCTGGCCTCCTCACGGCCCCAGATGTTCACCACCGGGCTGCTCGGCCCGCGACTGCACCACATGGCATTCGCCCAGCTCTCCCTGCAGGGCCGGAGCGCCGTGGTGCATGAGGAGACCGTGGGCAGTGCCGTATTCCGCACCGCCTACATGCCGCTGCTCGACAGCCGTGGCGGACTCATCGCCTACCTGGCCCTGCCCAGCTTCGCCAACCAGGCGCAGCAGGCAGAGGAGCGCGCGCAACTGCTCGTGGCCGTGGTGAACCTCTTCGTGCTGCTCTTCGCGCTCAGCGTCCTGCTCGCCGTCTTCATCAGCAACTGGACCACCCGGCCCTTGGACCAGCTGAAGCATTCGCTGGCCGGCATGGTGCTGCGCGGGAGCAATCAGCCCTTGCTCTACCGAGGGCGCGACGAAGTGGGCGAATTGGTGGCTGTCTACAACCGCAAGGTGGGCGAGCTGCGCGAGAGCGCCGAGAAGCTGGCACGCAGCGAACGGGAGAGCGCCTGGCGCGAGATGGCGCGCCAGGTGGCCCATGAGGTGAAGAACCCGCTTACCCCGATGAAGCTGGGCATCCAGCAGTTCCAGCGCACCTGGGATCCGCAGGCGCCCGACGCCCGGGAGCGCCTGGACCGCTTCGCGAAGAGCATGGTGGAGCAGATCGATGCGCTGAACGGCGTGGCCACCGCATTCTCGCAGTTCGCCCAGATGCCGGCAGCTGCACCCAGCGAGCTCGACCTCTGCGAAGCGGTACGCGCTGCCGTGGATGTGTTCCACGCCACGCCCGGCGTCAGCATCACCCACGAGGAGCATGGCCCGCTGCCCGTGCTGGCCGACAGGGAGCACATGCTGCGGGTGATCAACAACCTGCTCAAGAACGCCGTACAGGCCATTCCGGAAGGGCGCCATGGGCGGGTCCTGGTCACGGCCAGCCGGGAGGGCGACCAGGCCAGGGTGGAGGTGCGCGACAACGGCACCGGTATCCCGTTGGATGCCCGCGATCGCATCTTCACGCCCAGCTTCACCACCAAGAGCAGCGGTATGGGACTGGGACTGGCCATGGTGAAGCGCATGGTGGAACAGGCCGGCGGCCGCGTGTGGTTCGAGAGCGAGGAGGGCGAGGGCGCGCGGTTCGTCGTGGAGCTGCCCTTGCATCGATAG